From a single Apium graveolens cultivar Ventura chromosome 2, ASM990537v1, whole genome shotgun sequence genomic region:
- the LOC141702139 gene encoding uncharacterized protein LOC141702139, whose protein sequence is MERPQLSDEASVKLQEGINLLLSRWSSLQVAVENEFGGRHSRKRSQQLPIDIFSWFTQSKGPIYIDELEDMLDDFMLSLNTELDDGSIEEISEKLMIMREECLECNFLSVERLKDAPSVSVPHIKQDTSCDEDSDGSCMEEHTETGVYSPKSLPNGSESDHMVVDEPVVEAEDGWTVVPSRRNKGKRN, encoded by the exons ATGGAGCGCCCTCAGTTATCGGATGAGGCATCAGTTAAGCTGCAAGAAGGAATAAATTTGTTACTCTCACGGTGGTCTTCTCTTCAAGTTGCCGTTGAGAATGAGTTTGGTGGTCGTCATTCTCGCAAGAGATCCCAACAGTTACCTATTGATATCTTTTCATGGTTTACACAGTCAAAAG GGCCTATCTATATTGATGAATTGGAGGACATGCTTGATGACTTCATGCTGTCTCTTAATACTGAACTTGATGATGGAAGCATTGAGGAG ATATCAGAAAAATTGATGATAATGCGCGAAGAATGTTTGGAATGTAATTTTTTATCTGTTGAAAGATTGAAGGATGCTCCTAGTGTGTCCGTTCCACATATCAAACAG GATACAAGTTGTGATGAAGACAGTGACGGAAGCTGTATGGAGGAACATACTGAAACGGGAGTTTATTCCCCGAAATCCCTGCCAAATGGTAGTGAAAGCGATCACATGGTGGTTGATGAGCCAGTGGTCGAAGCAGAAGATGGATGGACAGTAGTTCCTTCGAGGCGGAACAAAGGTAAAAGGAATTAA